In Zingiber officinale cultivar Zhangliang chromosome 1A, Zo_v1.1, whole genome shotgun sequence, a genomic segment contains:
- the LOC122029390 gene encoding probable beta-1,4-xylosyltransferase IRX14: MKQSLHHQNQASRRAGGVSAAGEVALRSPSALFWIVLHAVCCLVSLALGFRFSRVVFFLFFSSSSTSLFTSAPLLHTVTTTTTTNITTTTTTTTTTTRTLAFSFPPPPLPPAAENRTRSRVVVGRQGIRIRPWPHPDPAETMRAHSIIERVQREQRLPYGAAKTPRPLIVVTPTYVRTFQALHLTGLIHSLLLVPYPLTWIVVEAAAPAAEPLSGETTALLARSGLRYLHIPFPEPMPDCWPDRRLTEARMRLRALRMIREKRMDGVVVFADDSNVHSTELFEEAQKVNWIGAVSVGILADTEQPSSPIKAEKTNSPVPTQGPACNSSGDFIGWRTFNSLTSPEQIEWAGFLLNSRLVWREAKGKPEWARDLDAASKEGDEMENPLALLKDTSPVEPLGNCGKKVLLWWLRAEAGTGSKFPPGWIIEPPRGARQDD, encoded by the exons ATGAAGCAGTCGCTGCATCACCAGAATCAGGCCAGTCGCCGCGCCGGCGGCGTAAGTGCGGCCGGCGAGGTCGCGCTGCGCTCCCCGTCCGCCTTATTTTGGATCGTACTCCACGCTGTTTGTTGCCTCGTTAGCCTCGCCCTCGGTTTCCGCTTCTCCCGCgtcgtcttcttcctcttcttctcctcctcctccacttCCCTCTTCACTTCCGCCCCGTTGCTCCACACCGTCACCACCACGACAACCACAAATATCACCACTACCACTACCACGACCACGACCACCACGAGGACGTTAGCTTTCTCTTTTCCCCCTCCTCCGCTTCCTCCGGCGGCGGAGAACAGGACTCGTAGCCGGGTCGTTGTGGGGCGCCAGGGGATACGCATCCGGCCGTGGCCGCACCCGGACCCGGCGGAAACGATGCGCGCGCACTCGATCATTGAGCGAGTGCAGCGGGAGCAGCGTCTGCCGTACGGCGCCGCGAAGACCCCGAGGCCACTCATCGTCGTCACGCCGACGTACGTCCGCACCTTTCAGGCGCTACACCTCACCGGCCTCATCCATTCCCTCCTCCTCGTGCCGTATCCTCTGACCTGGATCGTCGTCGAGGCCGCTGCCCCCGCCGCGGAGCCACTCTCCGGTGAAACCACCGCGCTCCTCGCACGCTCCGGTCTCCGCTACCTCCACATCCCCTTTCCCGAGCCAATGCCCGACTGCTGGCCCGACCGCCGCCTCACCGAGGCTCGCATGCGCCTTCGCGCCCTCAG AATGATAAGAGAAAAAAGAATGGACGGCGTCGTGGTGTTCGCCGACGACAGCAATGTGCACAGCACGGAGCTGTTCGAGGAAGCCCAGAAGGTGAATTGGATTGGCGCTGTCTCCGTCGGAATCCTCGCCGACACCGAGCAACCCTCATCGCCGATCAAGGCGGAAAAAACGAACTCCCCTGTGCCCACCCAAGGCCCCGCATGCAACTCCTCCGGTGACTTTATCGGCTGGCGCACCTTCAACTCCCTCACGTCGCCGGAGCAAATCGAGTGGGCGGGGTTCCTGCTGAATTCGAGACTGGTGTGGAGGGAGGCAAAGGGGAAACCCGAGTGGGCAAGGGACCTCGACGCCGCGAGCAAGGAGGGCGATGAGATGGAGAACCCACTGGCGCTGTTGAAGGACACATCGCCGGTGGAGCCGCTGGGGAACTGCGGGAAGAAGGTCCTGCTATGGTGGCTCCGCGCAGAAGCCGGCACCGGCAGCAAATTCCCACCAGG GTGGATCATCGAGCCTCCCAGAGGTGCTCGCCAAGATGATTGA